From one Tsukamurella tyrosinosolvens genomic stretch:
- a CDS encoding iron ABC transporter ATP-binding protein has translation MTQNLTETIPAIAFTDLTKTYAETVVLGPVSGEFTRGGVTALVGPNGAGKSTLLTILGRLLTPDSGTALLEGTDIRSMKPTEVARKLAILRQENGVNARLTVRDLVAFGRFPHTKGRMTADDVRHVDEALGFLGLTELADRFLDELSGGQRQRAYVAMTLAQDTDVILLDEPLNNLDMRHQVGMMRRLRRAADELGKTIILVVHDLNFAAAYSDRIVALKNGAIAASGAPSEIMTGELLTEIFETPVAVHVLEGGPVAVYAGLA, from the coding sequence GTGACCCAGAACCTGACCGAGACGATCCCCGCGATCGCGTTCACGGACCTCACCAAGACCTACGCCGAGACCGTCGTGCTGGGCCCGGTCTCCGGGGAGTTCACCCGCGGCGGCGTCACCGCGCTCGTCGGGCCGAACGGCGCCGGGAAGTCGACGCTGCTCACCATCCTGGGCCGCCTCCTGACCCCGGACTCCGGCACGGCGCTGCTCGAGGGCACCGACATCCGCTCCATGAAGCCGACGGAGGTCGCGCGCAAGCTCGCCATCCTCCGGCAGGAGAACGGCGTCAACGCCCGCCTGACGGTGCGCGACCTCGTCGCCTTCGGCCGGTTCCCGCACACCAAGGGCCGCATGACCGCCGACGACGTGCGGCACGTCGACGAGGCCCTGGGCTTCCTGGGCCTGACGGAGCTCGCCGACCGGTTCCTCGACGAGCTCTCCGGCGGGCAGCGCCAGCGCGCGTACGTGGCGATGACGCTGGCGCAGGACACCGACGTGATCCTGCTGGACGAGCCGCTGAACAACCTCGACATGCGCCACCAGGTGGGCATGATGCGTCGCCTGCGCCGCGCGGCCGACGAGCTGGGCAAGACGATCATCCTGGTGGTGCACGACCTGAACTTCGCCGCCGCCTACTCCGACCGCATCGTGGCGCTGAAGAACGGCGCGATCGCGGCGTCGGGCGCACCGTCGGAGATCATGACCGGCGAGCTGCTCACCGAGATCTTCGAGACCCCCGTCGCCGTGCACGTCCTCGAGGGGGGCCCGGTCGCCGTGTACGCGGGGCTGGCCTGA